A part of Terriglobia bacterium genomic DNA contains:
- a CDS encoding beta-N-acetylhexosaminidase: protein MPKKIGPCVCLLILIVGVAQPSHGAATSDLFMRGYSVIPIPQKVEFKGGDFEIGSGWRLQLGQGVKPDDVAVESLKEGLATRHGITLETRGRGNAIDLVVQPGSVEIGQAADKNKQALEEQTYRLELAGSGIKITANAPTGLFYGVETLVQLVKHADGKLWLPQATITDWPDLEQRNIYWDDNHHLDRMEVLKEALKQAAFYKINGFVIKLNDHFEWKSAPALVNPYALTPAQLQELTDYGLKYHVQLIPYLDGPAHIDFILKHPEYANLREFPDSNYELCTTNPNSYKLLEGMYQDLLDANKGVNYFYLSTDEPYFVGMADNDQCHSKQRADELGSRGKLLAEFVTKTANYLHARGRNVVFWGEFPLVPDDIPSLPAYLINGEVYGKTFDEAFKAHGIKQMIFTSTVGWKELLFPSYYVRPATEMLPGPSGGAFEPVPPGPGVIPEMFNLISYAPDRDFAEIIGANVCGWGDAGLPPETMWLGYATGMASAWHPGAEGPRQLMASFYKLFYGAGTENMGQIYQMMSEQGQFYKDSWNVVASNARKGIWGDYAPVIYKPRMPAEDQTLPLPPPPSDALLNRDPGWAQTNARRIQLASSFFSQSDTLMDVLNRNVQTVQFNNYNLQVYISIADLYRQNLEMLMDLERIDSLLDSAKEAASKAQAEEAVADVDQVLDVARNIRDRRNAAYANAVQTWEESWYPRVGEANGRKYLDEVDDVKDHLPVRTVDLSYLIYRELLLPLGQWYDQVEAARNLYAKDYGLPARNDKLNWKDYKTLSH from the coding sequence ATGCCTAAAAAAATCGGCCCATGTGTGTGCCTGCTGATATTAATCGTAGGAGTTGCGCAACCCAGCCATGGCGCAGCCACGTCAGACCTATTTATGCGCGGCTACAGTGTGATTCCCATTCCGCAGAAGGTGGAATTCAAGGGCGGGGATTTTGAAATCGGCAGCGGATGGCGGTTGCAACTGGGCCAGGGTGTGAAACCTGACGACGTGGCCGTTGAGAGCCTTAAAGAAGGCTTGGCCACGCGCCATGGGATTACACTCGAAACGCGTGGACGGGGCAATGCAATCGATTTGGTTGTCCAGCCAGGATCAGTCGAGATCGGGCAAGCGGCGGACAAGAACAAACAGGCGCTGGAAGAACAGACCTACAGGCTGGAGCTTGCCGGCAGCGGAATCAAGATCACGGCCAATGCGCCGACGGGATTGTTCTATGGTGTTGAAACACTGGTTCAACTAGTGAAGCATGCGGATGGAAAGCTCTGGCTGCCACAGGCAACCATCACCGACTGGCCCGATCTCGAGCAGCGCAATATCTACTGGGACGATAACCATCATCTGGACCGAATGGAAGTCTTAAAGGAGGCGCTGAAGCAGGCGGCGTTTTACAAAATCAATGGATTTGTGATCAAGCTGAACGATCATTTCGAGTGGAAGAGCGCGCCGGCGCTCGTAAATCCTTACGCGCTGACGCCGGCCCAGTTGCAGGAGTTGACAGACTACGGGCTGAAGTACCACGTGCAGTTGATTCCATACCTGGACGGCCCCGCCCACATTGACTTCATTCTGAAGCATCCGGAATACGCGAACTTGCGGGAGTTCCCAGACAGTAACTATGAGCTGTGCACGACGAACCCGAATTCGTACAAGCTGCTAGAAGGCATGTACCAGGACCTGCTGGACGCCAATAAGGGTGTGAACTACTTCTACCTTTCCACGGACGAGCCCTACTTTGTAGGGATGGCAGACAATGATCAGTGCCATTCCAAACAGCGTGCCGATGAACTTGGCAGCCGCGGCAAGCTGCTGGCCGAATTTGTGACCAAAACGGCGAACTACCTGCACGCCCGGGGAAGGAATGTCGTCTTCTGGGGGGAATTTCCTCTGGTCCCAGATGACATCCCTTCACTGCCTGCTTACCTGATTAATGGCGAAGTTTATGGCAAGACGTTCGACGAAGCCTTTAAGGCACATGGGATTAAACAGATGATTTTCACATCCACCGTCGGGTGGAAGGAACTCTTGTTCCCCAGCTATTACGTCCGTCCCGCGACGGAAATGCTCCCTGGCCCATCGGGCGGCGCCTTTGAGCCAGTCCCTCCTGGTCCCGGAGTTATACCGGAAATGTTTAACCTGATTTCTTACGCGCCTGACCGAGATTTTGCGGAAATCATTGGGGCGAACGTTTGCGGTTGGGGGGACGCAGGTTTGCCTCCGGAGACGATGTGGCTGGGGTACGCCACCGGGATGGCTTCAGCATGGCATCCCGGCGCTGAGGGTCCGCGGCAACTGATGGCGTCATTTTACAAATTATTCTACGGAGCCGGCACGGAGAATATGGGCCAAATCTACCAGATGATGAGTGAGCAGGGCCAATTTTATAAGGATAGCTGGAATGTCGTCGCCTCGAACGCTCGGAAGGGCATCTGGGGAGATTATGCCCCGGTTATATACAAGCCGCGAATGCCCGCGGAAGACCAAACACTGCCGCTCCCGCCTCCGCCTTCCGACGCACTCCTGAACAGAGATCCTGGATGGGCGCAAACGAATGCCAGAAGGATCCAGTTGGCTTCGTCCTTTTTTTCGCAGAGCGACACGCTGATGGATGTCCTGAACAGGAACGTGCAAACGGTGCAGTTTAACAATTACAATTTGCAAGTTTACATTTCCATCGCCGACTTATATCGGCAGAACCTGGAAATGTTGATGGATCTCGAACGCATCGATTCGCTCCTCGATTCTGCGAAAGAAGCTGCCTCAAAGGCTCAGGCCGAGGAAGCGGTGGCAGACGTTGACCAGGTGCTGGACGTTGCCCGGAATATTCGCGACCGCCGTAACGCGGCCTATGCAAACGCCGTACAAACCTGGGAAGAGAGCTGGTATCCGAGAGTCGGAGAAGCGAACGGACGGAAGTACCTGGACGAGGTTGACGATGTGAAGGACCATCTGCCGGTGCGGACCGTGGATCTGAGCTATCTGATCTACCGCGAATTGCTGTTGCCCCTGGGTCAATGGTATGACCAGGTGGAGGCGGCGCGGAATCTATACGCGAAAGACTACGGCCTTCCCGCTCGCAACGATAAACTCAACTGGAAAGACTACAAGACGCTGTCTCATTGA
- a CDS encoding beta-N-acetylhexosaminidase: MVEEIARRACLLVMIACSAQTVIGAAPSELYSRGYTLIPQPQRVELKGQNIEIDGSWKLQAARSVKPDDVAVEILKDGLKDRDGITLATRGPGKAIDLEIQPGSVEIGQAIDSQKQSLEEQAYRLEVNGGGIRIIANAPAGLFYGAVTLVQLVKRSDGKLWLPAVAITDWPDVRLREIFWDEQMHMDHFDVLKQAIRRAAFFKINGFALRLNEHFEYASAPALVDPYAFSPAQLQELTDYGLHYHVQVIPYLDGPAHVNWILQRSEYTKLREFPENAFQMCSSNPDTYKLLEGLFQDLINANKGVDYFHLSTDEAWFIGKADNDQCHSAEAAKQAGSPSKLLVDFTKKAGGYLHDHGRQVIFWGEDPLQAEDIPLLPSWLINGEIYSPAYNQAFRAHGIQQMIYTNSLPDAPLFPSYFVLSPKEQVHPHTESEDQATQVFNEISYTSGRQEADLIGVDIYAWGDLGPHPETYWLGYAVGASAAWHPGSPAPRELEQNFYRLFYGEGSGQMDRLYQLLSRQAQFFASSWDSKPSGELPLIFGYSYGIGPFVPHIETLPLPSVPSADYLHLQNDWRQENAHRMELAWKFLGENDELMNLLYTKLSSVEFNRYNLEVYLSLAEICRHNLKLLQRLEAISNDLESAQNEAGKLHYADAVSALDHALDTASLIRDDRNQALYDATEIWYKSIFPRVREANGRHVARDPQDFVSVATSESARRSQIGLLYLIDREFSLPFGEWVNQLQDVRNRYATAHKLASRDGKFDWQDTSTLHSQGVNREL; the protein is encoded by the coding sequence ATGGTCGAAGAAATCGCACGACGGGCTTGTCTGCTGGTGATGATTGCATGTTCAGCTCAAACCGTAATCGGGGCCGCTCCCTCGGAGCTCTACTCGCGGGGCTACACCTTGATTCCGCAGCCGCAGCGGGTTGAATTGAAAGGGCAGAATATTGAGATCGATGGCAGTTGGAAGCTGCAGGCTGCCCGCAGTGTGAAACCTGACGACGTGGCAGTGGAAATTTTGAAAGATGGCCTGAAGGACCGTGATGGCATTACACTCGCCACTCGCGGGCCGGGCAAAGCAATTGACCTTGAGATTCAGCCGGGTTCGGTTGAAATTGGGCAGGCAATCGACAGTCAGAAGCAATCGCTCGAAGAACAAGCGTACAGACTGGAAGTCAACGGCGGCGGTATCAGGATTATCGCGAATGCGCCTGCTGGTTTGTTCTACGGCGCTGTGACGCTGGTGCAACTGGTAAAGCGGTCGGATGGAAAGTTATGGCTTCCGGCGGTGGCCATCACTGACTGGCCGGACGTGCGTCTGCGCGAGATTTTCTGGGACGAGCAGATGCACATGGACCATTTTGATGTATTGAAACAGGCCATCCGCCGCGCGGCGTTCTTCAAGATTAACGGTTTTGCGCTCCGGCTGAATGAACATTTTGAATATGCCAGCGCGCCAGCCCTGGTGGATCCATACGCATTTTCTCCCGCCCAGCTTCAAGAATTGACCGATTACGGATTGCATTATCACGTTCAGGTAATCCCATACCTGGATGGCCCCGCGCACGTCAATTGGATTCTCCAACGCAGCGAATACACGAAGCTTCGCGAATTTCCCGAAAACGCCTTCCAGATGTGTTCAAGCAATCCGGACACCTACAAGCTGCTCGAGGGACTTTTTCAGGATTTAATAAACGCCAACAAAGGCGTCGACTATTTTCATCTTTCAACGGACGAGGCATGGTTTATTGGAAAGGCCGACAATGACCAATGCCATTCAGCAGAAGCGGCAAAGCAGGCTGGAAGTCCCAGCAAGCTTCTCGTGGACTTCACTAAAAAGGCCGGCGGCTACCTTCACGACCATGGCCGCCAGGTGATCTTCTGGGGGGAAGACCCTTTGCAGGCCGAGGATATTCCTCTTCTGCCATCTTGGTTGATCAATGGCGAAATCTATTCACCTGCTTACAACCAAGCCTTCCGGGCACACGGCATCCAGCAAATGATCTATACAAATTCGCTCCCCGATGCGCCACTGTTTCCCAGCTATTTTGTCCTCTCACCCAAAGAGCAGGTGCATCCTCATACGGAGAGCGAAGATCAGGCCACGCAGGTTTTTAACGAGATTTCCTATACGTCGGGGCGGCAGGAAGCGGACCTGATTGGAGTGGATATTTATGCCTGGGGTGATCTGGGGCCACACCCGGAAACTTATTGGCTGGGATATGCGGTTGGAGCTTCCGCCGCATGGCATCCGGGATCACCTGCCCCGCGGGAGCTGGAGCAAAATTTCTACCGATTGTTCTACGGAGAAGGCTCGGGGCAGATGGACCGCCTTTATCAGCTATTGAGCAGGCAGGCGCAGTTTTTCGCCAGCAGTTGGGACAGCAAACCGTCCGGTGAACTGCCATTGATATTCGGATACTCGTACGGCATCGGGCCGTTTGTGCCTCACATTGAGACGCTTCCGCTTCCATCCGTGCCGTCCGCCGATTATCTGCACCTCCAGAACGATTGGCGGCAGGAAAATGCGCATCGCATGGAACTGGCATGGAAGTTTCTCGGCGAAAATGATGAGTTGATGAACCTGCTTTACACCAAACTATCGTCGGTTGAGTTCAATCGATACAATCTTGAAGTTTATCTCTCACTGGCTGAAATCTGCCGCCATAATCTGAAGCTGCTGCAAAGATTGGAGGCCATCAGCAATGATCTTGAAAGCGCCCAGAACGAGGCGGGAAAACTGCATTACGCGGACGCGGTCAGTGCGCTCGACCATGCTCTGGACACCGCCAGCTTAATTCGCGACGATCGTAACCAGGCGCTCTATGATGCCACCGAGATATGGTACAAGAGTATTTTTCCGCGTGTACGGGAAGCGAATGGACGGCACGTGGCGCGTGATCCGCAGGACTTTGTGTCGGTTGCAACCAGTGAATCGGCCCGTCGAAGCCAGATCGGTTTGCTCTATCTGATTGACCGGGAGTTCTCGCTGCCGTTTGGCGAGTGGGTCAATCAGTTGCAGGACGTGAGAAACCGCTACGCGACTGCGCACAAGCTTGCCAGCCGGGACGGGAAATTCGACTGGCAGGACACATCCACCCTGCACAGCCAGGGAGTCAATCGCGAGCTTTAG
- a CDS encoding TonB-dependent receptor: MPNKISARLLAWSEMIIVCLLIGLPMSLQAQVTGSISGSVKDPSGAAVPGAKVTATLVTQNFSTSADSNSEGFYQFTALQPGAYTLTVEKSGFRRTTHTGLTLTVNESLRVDLTLELGQVTQSVEVSAAGSLVNTSSATVSGLVDDRRIVDLPLNGRNVIGLAVILPGVTNVKAPQNLTNARGGPEMDVNGGRPNMNLFTFDGAYFNNPSRNTGMNYPPPDSVQEFRIQTANFDAEYGRNPGGQVTVVSKTGTNQFHGSAWDFLRNNVLNARNFFSDTVPSLKENQFGAAAGGPIKKDKLFFFGSYQGLRSRPQSVARQATVPSTAERNGDFSSLPPGTLTDPIDPLTNQGFTDSSGAPCVSNNIVNPNCFSPSAQKFLSFVPTSSSGKVTALASSPVNDDTYFGRIDLNLSSKHTLFGHFWIDKNTRTSTLGAGNILGYVGRADNAETDQITLNDTYTASPILLNQAVISYLRTTSAVIATTNLTNADLGVGMPQYVSTGGINLSVGGQFSLGTPGINQFKNNNYQVRDVVTWMKGNHNIKFGGEALWLHFLQRFIGSPGFSFSGQRSGNSVADLLLGAYSTASVNFGVRDNDDENFSPSFFIQDTYKVTKRLTLNYGVRYEPYFFWIDRHNRIDTVSPGAQSKVVPDAPPGILFPNDPGIPRALVPSDLNNFAPRLGFAWDVFGDGKTSVRGAYGVFYESVNADSLAQENAPFAGFTTVSNGLLDNPFGSIGQAAPPNVLTGKFGCTPISTAPGIDCPLFPLPVGGVLTDLSLRTPYTQTWNLFVQRQLSNSTMLQVGYVGKIGTKIEALRTYNPAAFIPGTTYDPATGVENTISTPDNTNINSRTIYEPGILSPQGFLLGNDFRSWYHSLQVQLIKRYSNGFSVMGSYTLAKSIDSSSTDNLGATVSNPFNLRTERGRSDWDRRHAFVASYLWSPPLKFQNHWMNTAFGGWTFAGITSLQSGDPLTFYYGTDVALDGTGSGEQHSFLTGQPIAMSHSNRGAMIDQFFNGNAFVNPTCGFVPQTGNPLAIEQQNCAPSDIIYSLLGRYGQSGRGILSGPAFSNTDFSIMKDFALKERYKLQFRAEMFNAFNQVNFNDPDTTVEDGPGTFGAIQGADSGRVIQFALKLIW, encoded by the coding sequence ATGCCAAATAAAATTTCGGCCCGCTTGCTTGCCTGGTCGGAAATGATCATTGTTTGCCTGTTGATTGGCCTGCCGATGAGTTTGCAGGCCCAGGTGACCGGTTCCATCAGCGGTTCTGTAAAAGATCCCAGTGGCGCCGCGGTACCTGGAGCGAAGGTAACAGCCACCTTGGTGACACAGAATTTTTCCACCAGCGCCGACTCAAACAGTGAGGGCTTCTACCAATTCACGGCCTTGCAGCCGGGAGCGTACACTCTGACGGTCGAAAAATCCGGTTTTCGCCGCACGACCCACACGGGATTGACCCTAACCGTGAATGAATCGCTGCGCGTGGATCTGACATTGGAATTGGGCCAAGTCACGCAAAGCGTTGAGGTATCTGCGGCGGGTAGCCTGGTCAATACTTCTTCGGCAACGGTCTCGGGCTTGGTGGACGATCGGCGGATTGTCGATCTGCCCCTCAATGGCCGGAATGTGATTGGTTTGGCGGTCATTCTGCCGGGAGTAACCAACGTTAAAGCCCCGCAGAATCTGACCAACGCCCGCGGCGGACCCGAGATGGACGTCAATGGCGGGCGGCCCAATATGAATCTCTTCACGTTTGATGGAGCCTATTTCAACAATCCTTCCAGAAATACGGGAATGAACTATCCACCTCCGGACTCCGTTCAGGAGTTTCGCATACAGACCGCGAACTTCGACGCCGAATACGGGCGCAACCCCGGTGGCCAAGTAACGGTTGTGTCCAAAACCGGGACCAACCAGTTTCACGGATCGGCATGGGATTTCTTGCGAAATAATGTCCTTAACGCCCGAAACTTCTTCTCAGACACTGTGCCGAGTTTAAAGGAGAACCAGTTTGGTGCAGCGGCTGGAGGGCCGATCAAGAAGGATAAACTTTTCTTCTTCGGGTCCTACCAGGGCCTTCGCAGCCGCCCTCAATCTGTCGCCAGGCAGGCAACCGTTCCCTCGACGGCAGAGAGGAATGGCGACTTTAGCAGTCTTCCGCCGGGCACGCTGACCGATCCCATTGACCCGCTCACAAACCAGGGTTTCACAGATTCCTCCGGTGCCCCATGCGTCTCCAACAACATCGTCAACCCGAACTGTTTCAGCCCTTCGGCGCAGAAGTTCCTGAGTTTCGTGCCCACATCCTCTTCTGGTAAAGTCACAGCGCTGGCCAGCAGCCCGGTTAACGACGATACGTACTTCGGGAGAATCGATCTGAACTTGAGTTCAAAACACACCTTGTTCGGGCACTTCTGGATCGACAAGAATACCCGCACCAGCACACTGGGCGCAGGCAACATCCTTGGCTATGTTGGGCGAGCGGACAACGCGGAAACAGACCAAATCACTCTCAATGACACTTACACGGCCAGCCCCATACTTCTCAACCAGGCTGTTATCTCTTATTTGCGAACCACATCAGCCGTTATCGCAACGACGAATCTGACCAATGCGGACCTGGGTGTCGGCATGCCGCAGTACGTCAGCACCGGAGGGATCAATCTCAGTGTCGGAGGCCAATTCAGTCTTGGTACTCCGGGCATCAATCAATTTAAGAACAACAACTATCAGGTCCGGGATGTCGTTACCTGGATGAAGGGTAATCATAACATCAAGTTTGGCGGCGAAGCTCTCTGGCTGCACTTCCTGCAGCGATTCATTGGATCACCGGGCTTCTCTTTCAGTGGTCAGCGGTCAGGAAATTCGGTGGCCGACCTATTGCTCGGAGCCTACAGCACTGCCAGCGTGAATTTTGGCGTTCGGGACAACGACGATGAAAATTTTTCGCCGAGTTTCTTTATTCAGGACACCTATAAAGTCACGAAGCGGTTGACGCTCAACTACGGTGTGCGTTATGAACCCTATTTCTTCTGGATTGACAGGCATAACCGCATTGACACGGTCTCGCCCGGCGCCCAATCCAAAGTGGTTCCGGATGCCCCTCCAGGAATTCTGTTTCCAAACGATCCCGGAATTCCGCGTGCCTTAGTGCCATCCGATCTCAACAATTTCGCGCCTCGCCTTGGGTTTGCCTGGGACGTCTTTGGCGATGGCAAGACCAGCGTCCGCGGTGCCTATGGCGTCTTTTATGAATCTGTCAATGCCGACTCGCTTGCTCAGGAGAACGCGCCTTTTGCCGGTTTTACAACGGTCTCCAACGGGCTTCTTGATAATCCGTTCGGCTCTATCGGCCAGGCTGCTCCTCCCAACGTACTCACCGGTAAATTCGGGTGCACACCTATTTCCACGGCGCCGGGGATCGATTGCCCGCTCTTCCCACTCCCTGTGGGCGGCGTCCTGACCGACTTGTCTCTTCGCACGCCTTACACTCAGACTTGGAACTTATTTGTCCAACGCCAACTGAGCAACAGTACGATGCTGCAGGTGGGCTATGTGGGCAAGATTGGAACCAAAATAGAGGCGTTGCGCACCTACAATCCGGCAGCATTTATTCCCGGAACCACTTATGATCCCGCGACAGGGGTGGAGAATACGATTTCGACGCCTGATAACACCAACATCAACAGCCGTACAATCTACGAGCCGGGAATTCTGTCGCCGCAAGGCTTTCTGCTGGGTAACGACTTTCGGAGCTGGTATCACAGTCTTCAGGTCCAGCTCATTAAACGGTACAGTAATGGTTTCTCCGTCATGGGTTCGTACACACTGGCCAAGTCAATCGACAGCAGCTCAACAGACAATCTGGGCGCAACGGTTTCCAATCCTTTCAACCTGCGCACGGAACGCGGCCGCTCGGATTGGGACCGACGCCATGCTTTCGTCGCCTCCTACCTCTGGTCGCCGCCCCTCAAATTCCAAAACCACTGGATGAACACAGCCTTTGGCGGCTGGACATTTGCAGGGATTACCTCGCTTCAAAGCGGCGATCCACTCACCTTCTACTACGGCACCGACGTGGCCTTGGACGGCACAGGGTCGGGGGAGCAGCATTCATTCCTCACAGGGCAGCCAATCGCTATGAGCCATTCCAACCGGGGAGCCATGATCGATCAGTTCTTTAACGGCAACGCCTTTGTCAATCCAACCTGTGGGTTTGTTCCGCAAACTGGCAACCCGTTGGCTATTGAACAGCAGAACTGCGCCCCGTCCGACATCATCTACTCGTTACTGGGCCGCTACGGCCAGTCCGGGCGGGGCATTCTAAGTGGCCCCGCATTCAGCAACACGGACTTTTCAATCATGAAGGACTTTGCTTTGAAGGAGCGGTACAAACTCCAGTTTAGGGCCGAAATGTTCAACGCGTTTAACCAGGTGAACTTTAATGACCCAGATACGACCGTTGAGGATGGGCCTGGGACGTTCGGAGCGATTCAGGGGGCGGATTCTGGCCGCGTTATCCAGTTTGCACTAAAGCTTATCTGGTAG